DNA from Polaribacter sp. NJDZ03:
GCCCACAATTAGGCGTTGCAGACGGAATTGCACTCGCTAACTTGTTAAAGAAAAACAATAAGGTATGTGCTGTTTTTTCTGGTGATGGCGCTACTAGTGAAGGTGATTTTCATGAAGCCCTAAATGTAGCCGCTGTTTGGAGTTTACCTGTGCTATTTTGTATTGAAAACAATGGCTATGGCTTATCTACACCTTCTTTAGAGCAATTTAAATGCGTACATATTGCAGATAAAGGTATCGGTTACGGAATGGAAAGCCACATTATTGATGGTAATAATATTTTAGAGGTATACACTAAAGTTAGTGAATTTGCAGAAAGTGTTCGAAAAAATTCAAGACCAATTTTATTAGAATTTAAAACGTTTAGAATGCGTGGGCACGAAGAGGCGAGTGGTACTAAATATGTTCCGCAAGCAGACTTAGATTTTTGGGCAGCTAAAGATCCAGTAGAAAACTATCAAGAATTTCTTAAAAATGAAGGTATTTTATCCGATGAATTTGAGGTTTCTCTTAAAAAAGAAATAGTTCACGAAATAAATGAACATTTACAAATAGCTTTTGATGAAGAAAAAATAACTCCTAATTTAGAAACTGAATTAAATGATGTGTATCAGAATTATGTACCAGACAAAATTCTACCTTCAATAGAAAAGAAAAAAATACGATTTGTAGATGCCGTTTCTGAAGGCTTAGAACAATCTATGATAAAACACCCCGACTTAGTAGTTATGGGACAAGATGTTGCCGAATATGGTGGTGTTTTTAAAATAACAGATGGTTTTGTTGCTAAATTTGGAAAAGAACGGGTTAGAAATACACCTATTTGTGAATCTGCAATTGTTTCTGCTGCATACGGTTTGTCTGTAAACGGAATAAAATCTGTCGTAGAAATGCAATTTGCAGATTTTGCTTCTTCTGGCTTTAATCCAATTGTAAATTTATTGGCAAAATCTTATTATAGATGGCAGCAAAAAGCTGATGTAGTAATTAGAATGCCTTGTGGTGCAGACATTGGAGCAGGTCCTTTTCATAGTCAAACCAATGAGGCTTGGTTTACTAAAACGCCTGGGTTAAAAGTTGTGTACCCTGCATTTCCGCAAGATGCAAAAGGGTTGTTAATTGCA
Protein-coding regions in this window:
- a CDS encoding thiamine pyrophosphate-dependent enzyme — encoded protein: MSSKIDFIKPPSIHNETLLSLYKSMLKPRLIEEKMLILLRQGKISKWFSGIGQEAISVGITAALEKEEYILPMHRNLGVFTTREIPLYKLFSQWQGKMNGFTKGRDRSFHFGTQAYNIIGMISHLGPQLGVADGIALANLLKKNNKVCAVFSGDGATSEGDFHEALNVAAVWSLPVLFCIENNGYGLSTPSLEQFKCVHIADKGIGYGMESHIIDGNNILEVYTKVSEFAESVRKNSRPILLEFKTFRMRGHEEASGTKYVPQADLDFWAAKDPVENYQEFLKNEGILSDEFEVSLKKEIVHEINEHLQIAFDEEKITPNLETELNDVYQNYVPDKILPSIEKKKIRFVDAVSEGLEQSMIKHPDLVVMGQDVAEYGGVFKITDGFVAKFGKERVRNTPICESAIVSAAYGLSVNGIKSVVEMQFADFASSGFNPIVNLLAKSYYRWQQKADVVIRMPCGADIGAGPFHSQTNEAWFTKTPGLKVVYPAFPQDAKGLLIAAINDPNPVLFFEHKALYRSVYQDVSENYFTTEIGKAALLKEGKQLTIISYGAAIHWVLDVLEKNKNICADVIDLRSLQPLDVETIYRSVKKTGKAIIVQEDSLFSGISSDISALINENCFEHLDAPVKRVASLETPIPFDKNLENQYLGKNRLEKMLLNLIDY